The proteins below are encoded in one region of Styela clava chromosome 4, kaStyClav1.hap1.2, whole genome shotgun sequence:
- the LOC120327013 gene encoding 2',5'-phosphodiesterase 12-like: protein MADARIDRSKFRVLCYNILAEFHAWTDVGRSFNYPYCPEKFLKSGYRRKLVLSQLAEYNADILCLQEVDENAYRSLFLPELSKHGYSGTFVRKSDIPEGCATFYRNCSLTLIVFEQIVLSDALRSERNSDLYNKIKCNEKLLETVISRGTSLSMMLLETTANELLVVINVHLFWDDRGGHIRAIQSQLVVREMEHFIQRCMISDTNLANKLLARIVAGDYNSDPYSAAVQLMTDGKVPSNHSDWFAMGEEEYQPGIELLGKIKYQSACGYPAYTSFVPEFRKCIDYIYIIIYIYIYVSIL from the coding sequence ATGGCAGACGCAAGAATTGACCGAAGCAAGTTCCGCGTTCTCTGTTATAACATACTTGCCGAGTTTCATGCGTGGACCGATGTTGGTCGTTCATTTAATTATCCTTATTGTCCTGAAAAATTTCTTAAATCTGGTTACAGAAGGAAACTTGTTCTCAGCCAGTTAGCTGAATACAATGCTGATATCTTATGTCTTCAAGAGGTTGACGAGAATGCTTACAGGTCTCTGTTTCTGCCCGAACTATCAAAACATGGATATTCGGGTACATTCGTTAGAAAATCGGATATCCCTGAAGGCTGCGCAACGTTTTACCGCAATTGCAGTTTGACACTAATTGTTTTCGAACAAATAGTATTGAGCGATGCACTAAGATCTGAGCGCAATTCTGATTTGtataataaaatcaaatgtaACGAAAAATTGTTGGAGACTGTAATTTCTCGAGGAACTTCTTTGTCAATGATGCTACTGGAAACTACTGCTAATGAATTGCTTGTTGTCATCAATGTCCATCTCTTTTGGGACGACAGAGGAGGGCACATAAGAGCAATACAGTCGCAACTCGTAGTACGGGAAATGGAGCATTTCATACAACGTTGTATGATTAGTGATACTAACTTAGCTAATAAGTTACTTGCCCGGATAGTTGCAGGTGATTATAATAGCGACCCATACTCCGCTGCTGTACAGCTAATGACAGATGGAAAAGTGCCTTCAAATCATTCGGATTGGTTTGCGATGGGTGAAGAAGAGTATCAGCCAGGGATCGAATTACTTGGCAAAATTAAATATCAAAGTGCCTGTGGTTATCCTGCCTACACTAGCTTTGTTCCAGAGTTTCGTAAATGCATtgattacatttatattataatatatatatatatatatgtttcaatTCTGTGA